One window of Catonella massiliensis genomic DNA carries:
- a CDS encoding UDP-N-acetylglucosamine 1-carboxyvinyltransferase, with the protein MNEYVIRGGRPLVGEVSISGAKNAALGILAAAIMCNEPVKIENLPYVSDIQVLLSAIEEIGAIVERIDNHTVRINGGTITNFCVDNEFIRKIRASYYLLGALLGKNKDAKVAFPGGCNIGSRPIDQHIKGFEALGAEIDIKHSLIAVRADELIGNHIYFDVSSVGATINIMLAATLARGKTIMENVAKEPHVVDVANFLNSMGADIKGAGTDVIRIVGVEKLHGSEYSIIPDMIEAGTYMVAAAATKGDVLVKNLIPKHMEAITAKLLEMGAEIHEFDDSIRVCAKERLTHTHVKTLPYPGFPTDMQPQMTTLLSMASGTSVVTESIFENRFKFTDELTKMGATIKVEGNNAIIDGVEKLSGAKLSSPDLRAGAALVIAGLCSEEVSEVDQIEYIERGYEHFEEKLKELGADIAKIPVDDEKALMKFKLRVG; encoded by the coding sequence ATGAATGAATATGTAATCAGAGGCGGTAGGCCTCTCGTTGGCGAAGTTTCTATAAGTGGAGCTAAAAATGCTGCGCTTGGTATTTTAGCCGCTGCCATTATGTGTAACGAGCCGGTTAAGATAGAGAATCTTCCTTATGTTAGTGATATACAGGTGCTTCTTAGTGCCATTGAAGAAATAGGAGCCATTGTTGAAAGAATAGATAATCATACAGTTAGGATAAATGGTGGAACCATTACTAACTTCTGTGTAGATAATGAGTTTATCAGAAAGATAAGAGCTTCCTACTATCTTCTCGGCGCTCTTCTTGGCAAGAACAAAGATGCCAAGGTGGCATTCCCCGGTGGCTGTAATATTGGCAGCCGTCCTATAGACCAGCATATCAAGGGCTTTGAGGCACTCGGCGCAGAGATTGATATCAAGCACAGCCTTATTGCTGTAAGAGCTGATGAGCTGATTGGAAACCACATTTACTTTGATGTATCAAGCGTAGGTGCTACTATTAATATCATGCTTGCGGCTACCCTTGCGAGGGGCAAGACCATAATGGAAAATGTGGCTAAGGAGCCTCATGTTGTAGATGTAGCCAACTTCCTTAACAGTATGGGTGCCGACATAAAGGGTGCAGGTACTGATGTAATCAGAATAGTTGGAGTTGAGAAGCTTCACGGAAGTGAATATTCTATTATACCTGATATGATAGAGGCAGGAACTTACATGGTGGCCGCTGCTGCAACAAAGGGTGATGTCCTTGTAAAGAATCTGATTCCAAAACACATGGAAGCAATTACTGCAAAACTGCTTGAAATGGGTGCTGAAATACATGAATTTGATGATTCTATCAGAGTCTGTGCCAAAGAGAGACTGACCCATACTCATGTAAAGACTCTGCCTTATCCGGGCTTTCCTACCGATATGCAGCCTCAGATGACTACCCTCCTTTCTATGGCAAGTGGTACCAGTGTTGTCACTGAGAGTATATTTGAGAACCGTTTCAAGTTCACTGATGAGCTTACTAAGATGGGTGCTACCATCAAAGTAGAGGGAAATAATGCCATTATAGACGGTGTTGAGAAGCTCTCAGGCGCAAAGCTTAGTTCTCCTGACCTAAGAGCCGGAGCAGCCCTTGTGATAGCAGGCCTTTGTTCTGAGGAAGTAAGCGAGGTTGACCAGATAGAGTATATCGAGAGAGGATACGAGCATTTTGAAGAAAAGCTAAAAGAACTCGGCGCCGACATTGCTAAAATCCCTGTGGATGATGAAAAAGCCCTGATGAAATTCAAATTAAGGGTTGGATAA
- a CDS encoding M3 family oligoendopeptidase: MKFSEMPYKRADIEEAKADFARLMEDFDGAKSGEEQFEVHKQYYKTVNRIFTQMTLAQIRHSIDVTDEFYSKENDYYDENGPVLQSLLVEYGKKLYNSEYRSFLESKIGKVAFKNLELAMKSVDDRIVPLMQEENALKSRYDKLLATAKIDWNGETLNLSLMAPYLNNCDRKIRVEAWKKYTDFFTNHKEELDDIYDQLVKNRTAQAEKLGYDNFIQLGYYRMNRNCYGREDVKRFREQVKRDFVPFAEKLHDRRRMRLRLDKLHFEDEGVYFNNGNPAPIGTPDDILAAGRKMYNELSPETAKFINFMCDNELFDVLGRKTKQTGGYMTYLPDYKSPFIFANFNGTADDADVMTHECGHAFQGFCMVDDPIIEHSEITMETAETHSMSMEFFTEPWMELFFGKRKQDYIDMHLESAAAFIPYGTMVDEFQDIAYTNPGLSPKQRNEMWRELEMQYKPHLDYSGNEYYSAGGFWQKQRHIYDSPFYYIDYVLAQTNAFQYKVMMDNDYKAAWKSYLKLCNLGAKDFFTGLLAEVGLKSPFEDGTLKEVVGKLQSALKL, from the coding sequence ATGAAATTTAGTGAAATGCCTTATAAAAGGGCTGATATCGAAGAAGCTAAGGCTGATTTTGCGAGATTGATGGAAGACTTTGATGGCGCCAAGTCAGGAGAAGAACAGTTTGAAGTACATAAACAGTATTATAAAACTGTGAACCGCATATTCACACAGATGACACTTGCCCAGATCCGCCACTCAATAGATGTGACAGATGAGTTCTATAGCAAGGAAAATGATTACTATGACGAGAACGGTCCTGTGCTTCAGTCATTGCTTGTTGAATATGGCAAGAAGCTTTACAACTCAGAGTATAGAAGCTTCTTAGAGAGCAAGATAGGAAAAGTTGCCTTTAAGAACCTGGAGTTAGCTATGAAGTCTGTCGACGACAGGATAGTGCCTCTTATGCAGGAGGAGAATGCCTTAAAGAGCCGCTATGACAAGCTCCTTGCTACTGCCAAGATAGACTGGAACGGTGAGACACTCAATCTTTCACTTATGGCTCCATATCTCAACAACTGTGATAGGAAGATTCGAGTAGAGGCATGGAAAAAATATACCGACTTCTTTACCAACCATAAAGAAGAGCTTGACGACATCTATGACCAGCTTGTGAAGAACAGAACAGCACAGGCTGAAAAGCTTGGCTATGACAACTTCATTCAGCTTGGCTACTATAGGATGAACCGTAACTGCTATGGCAGAGAAGATGTTAAGCGCTTTAGAGAGCAGGTTAAGCGTGACTTCGTACCATTTGCGGAAAAATTACACGACAGACGTAGAATGAGACTCCGCCTTGATAAGCTTCATTTTGAGGATGAGGGCGTGTACTTTAACAACGGAAACCCTGCACCTATCGGCACTCCTGATGATATCCTTGCTGCAGGAAGAAAGATGTATAATGAGCTTTCACCTGAAACAGCTAAGTTCATTAACTTTATGTGTGATAATGAGCTTTTTGATGTGCTTGGAAGAAAGACCAAGCAGACAGGCGGATATATGACCTATCTTCCTGATTATAAGTCTCCTTTTATATTTGCCAACTTTAACGGAACCGCTGATGATGCAGATGTAATGACTCACGAGTGTGGACATGCCTTCCAGGGCTTCTGTATGGTGGATGATCCTATCATTGAGCATAGCGAAATCACCATGGAGACAGCTGAGACACATTCGATGTCTATGGAATTCTTTACCGAGCCTTGGATGGAGCTTTTCTTCGGCAAGAGAAAGCAGGACTATATAGATATGCATCTTGAGTCAGCCGCAGCCTTCATTCCTTATGGAACCATGGTTGATGAATTCCAGGATATTGCTTACACCAATCCGGGACTTTCTCCAAAGCAGCGTAATGAGATGTGGAGAGAGCTTGAGATGCAGTACAAGCCTCATCTTGACTACTCAGGAAACGAGTACTACAGTGCAGGTGGTTTCTGGCAGAAACAGCGCCACATCTATGACAGCCCATTCTACTACATCGACTACGTACTGGCACAGACCAACGCCTTCCAGTACAAGGTAATGATGGATAATGACTATAAGGCTGCCTGGAAGAGCTATCTTAAGCTTTGCAACCTTGGTGCGAAGGACTTCTTTACAGGACTCTTAGCCGAGGTCGGACTTAAGAGCCCATTTGAAGATGGTACTCTTAAAGAGGTAGTGGGCAAATTGCAGAGTGCACTTAAACTATAA
- a CDS encoding CCA tRNA nucleotidyltransferase has product MHITLPTKVKQIISKLEKADFEAYAVGGCVRDSILGRSPEDWDITTSAKPEEVKRLFSATIDTGLQHGTVTVVIEKEGFEVTTFRLDGDYTDGRHPDRVAFTSSLTEDLRRRDFTINAMAYSEKRGLIDEFDGERDLEDGIIRAVGDACERFSEDALRMLRAIRFAGQLNFKIADETFDAIKEFSPNIAKVSVERIAKELEKLLLSGNPEYIALVYETGIFSVIAPEVAMLFENGEISASIKALSKASFPEKKELYQIRLAIFLEGLGADKAANLLKRLKLDNDTINTVKKLLGLSLREVENNETDMRRTVKEAGHKMMPLLLEMRRAKGLKDNKDLYQTVIDNGYCTSISELNINGKDLMDAGIPKGALIGSTLERLLELVIEKPELNTRESLLLEVRRNEE; this is encoded by the coding sequence ATGCATATTACATTACCTACAAAGGTAAAACAAATAATATCAAAACTTGAAAAAGCAGACTTTGAAGCCTATGCAGTCGGTGGCTGTGTGAGGGACTCTATTCTTGGGAGAAGTCCTGAGGACTGGGATATAACCACTTCCGCAAAGCCGGAGGAGGTTAAGAGGCTCTTTAGTGCTACCATAGACACAGGCTTACAGCATGGAACGGTGACTGTAGTCATAGAAAAAGAGGGCTTTGAGGTCACTACCTTTAGGCTTGACGGAGATTATACAGATGGAAGGCATCCCGACAGGGTTGCCTTTACCTCTTCTTTGACGGAAGACTTAAGGAGGCGGGATTTCACTATAAATGCTATGGCATACAGTGAAAAAAGAGGACTTATAGATGAGTTTGACGGTGAAAGAGACCTTGAGGACGGTATCATAAGGGCTGTGGGTGATGCTTGTGAGAGATTCTCTGAGGATGCACTCAGGATGCTTCGTGCCATAAGATTTGCAGGTCAGCTAAACTTTAAGATAGCTGATGAGACATTTGACGCTATAAAAGAGTTTTCCCCAAACATTGCCAAGGTAAGTGTAGAAAGGATAGCAAAAGAACTTGAGAAGCTGCTCCTATCGGGTAATCCTGAGTACATAGCTCTTGTGTATGAGACGGGTATCTTCTCAGTCATTGCTCCTGAAGTAGCAATGCTTTTTGAAAATGGTGAGATATCCGCTTCGATTAAGGCACTTAGCAAGGCTTCATTTCCTGAAAAGAAAGAGTTATATCAGATAAGACTAGCCATCTTCTTAGAGGGCTTGGGGGCTGATAAGGCTGCAAACCTTCTTAAACGCTTAAAGCTAGACAATGACACCATAAATACAGTGAAAAAGCTCCTAGGGCTCTCGCTTAGAGAGGTAGAGAATAACGAAACCGATATGAGGAGAACAGTTAAGGAGGCAGGGCATAAGATGATGCCTCTCCTTTTGGAAATGAGAAGAGCAAAAGGGCTTAAAGACAATAAAGACCTGTATCAGACCGTCATTGACAACGGCTATTGTACCAGTATCAGCGAGCTAAATATCAACGGTAAAGACCTTATGGATGCAGGCATACCAAAGGGAGCTCTTATAGGGAGTACGCTTGAGAGACTTTTGGAGCTTGTTATAGAGAAGCCAGAGCTAAACACAAGGGAAAGTCTGCTTTTGGAGGTGAGGAGGAATGAAGAGTAG
- a CDS encoding Veg family protein, which translates to MGKVDVKAVRNAVYRAIGSRVVVKANRGRHRFDVNEGVIKEVYPHVFMIQINDSEEDAGKTVSYTYTDILTKDVQLQLCTQ; encoded by the coding sequence ATGGGAAAAGTTGATGTAAAGGCAGTCCGTAATGCAGTATACCGCGCCATTGGAAGCAGAGTCGTAGTCAAAGCCAATCGTGGCAGACATAGATTCGATGTGAACGAAGGCGTGATTAAAGAGGTTTATCCTCACGTGTTTATGATTCAAATAAATGACAGTGAGGAAGATGCAGGTAAGACTGTTTCTTACACCTATACCGATATCCTTACAAAGGATGTACAGCTTCAACTTTGTACACAATAA
- a CDS encoding DUF3881 family protein, translating into MHSFLRTVGFSNITSRKELDKVLGLVMTHPTLDKHAFSSDDSHHKIIERSLDFSERMGITIRGEYDDKGFFHLEHYFPYLIGKKSGGYQEVSIFKRVDTDAYTGMCDDLRFGSSIIFYLQNSVDYLSSKEESGKEMPLTLSGLSTSGKILLPILRTAEHVRAQAADSEQHVSLLQAAREGDENAINALTLLDFDTYSMITRRIQNEDVYSIVETSFIPFGSESDNYTILGIIKEVIPHTNTLTGEKSTEMLLDCNGLDFYVAINDEDLLGEPLVGRRFRGQVWLQGKVEFGKNKV; encoded by the coding sequence ATGCATAGCTTCTTAAGAACCGTAGGGTTTTCCAATATCACTTCAAGAAAGGAACTTGACAAGGTGCTTGGGCTGGTCATGACTCACCCAACCCTTGATAAACATGCATTTTCATCAGATGACAGCCACCACAAGATTATAGAAAGAAGTCTTGATTTCTCTGAAAGAATGGGAATTACAATTCGTGGCGAGTATGATGATAAAGGATTCTTCCACCTGGAACATTATTTTCCATACCTCATTGGGAAGAAGTCAGGTGGTTATCAGGAGGTATCCATATTTAAGAGGGTGGATACTGATGCTTATACAGGTATGTGTGATGATTTGCGTTTTGGCTCTTCTATCATATTTTACCTGCAAAACTCAGTAGATTATCTCTCGTCAAAGGAAGAATCGGGTAAGGAAATGCCTCTTACTCTCTCCGGTCTCTCTACGTCAGGAAAGATTCTCCTGCCTATACTAAGGACAGCTGAACATGTGAGAGCACAGGCCGCAGATTCCGAACAGCACGTAAGCCTTTTGCAGGCAGCCAGAGAGGGTGATGAGAATGCAATCAATGCTCTTACGTTACTTGACTTTGACACCTATTCTATGATTACAAGACGAATACAGAATGAGGATGTCTACAGTATAGTTGAGACCAGCTTCATACCTTTTGGTTCTGAGTCCGATAACTATACCATACTTGGAATAATAAAAGAAGTAATTCCACATACCAATACCCTGACAGGGGAGAAGTCAACTGAAATGCTACTGGACTGTAATGGACTTGACTTCTATGTAGCTATCAATGACGAGGATCTGCTTGGCGAACCTCTGGTTGGCAGAAGATTTAGAGGGCAGGTATGGCTGCAAGGAAAAGTGGAATTTGGAAAAAATAAAGTATAG
- the proS gene encoding proline--tRNA ligase — MAKDKKMVEEITSMNEDFAQWYTDVVKKAELADYSSVKGFVVLKPYGFGIWENIQKTLDKMFKETGVENVCMPLLIPESLINKEKDHVEGFAPEAAWVTHGGSEELQERLCVRPTSETLFCDFYSKDIRSYRDLPKVYNQWCSVVRWEKETRPFLRTREFLWQEGHTAHATEEEAQERTIQMLNVYVDFFEKELAIPVIKGQKTEKEKFAGAVSTYTIEAMMHDGKALQSGTSHNFGDGFARAYDVTFTDKDNTIKYCHQTSWGVSTRMIGALIMVHGDDNGLVLPPRIAPTQVMIVPIMQNKEGVLEKANELKGRLSADFRVKLDDSDKTPGFKFADQEMRGIPVRVEIGPKDIEANKCVVVRRDNHEKLEVSLDELEAKLSVILEDIQKNMLEKARAHRDSHIYSADTYDEFKETIANKPGFIKAHWCENRECEDKIKEDTSATARCIPFEDGNSEGKCICCGKPAKKLVYWGKAY, encoded by the coding sequence ATGGCAAAAGATAAGAAAATGGTAGAAGAAATTACTTCTATGAACGAAGATTTCGCGCAGTGGTACACCGATGTTGTTAAAAAGGCTGAGCTTGCAGATTATTCAAGCGTGAAGGGCTTTGTAGTTCTCAAGCCTTATGGCTTTGGTATTTGGGAGAATATACAGAAAACCCTTGATAAGATGTTCAAGGAGACAGGTGTAGAAAATGTATGTATGCCACTTTTGATTCCCGAAAGTCTTATAAATAAAGAAAAAGACCATGTTGAGGGCTTTGCTCCGGAGGCAGCCTGGGTAACACATGGCGGCTCTGAAGAGCTTCAGGAACGACTTTGTGTGCGTCCTACCTCAGAGACCTTATTCTGTGATTTTTATTCAAAGGATATCCGCTCATACAGAGACTTACCTAAGGTTTATAACCAGTGGTGCTCAGTCGTAAGATGGGAAAAGGAGACCAGGCCATTTCTTCGTACCAGAGAATTCCTCTGGCAGGAAGGACATACTGCACATGCTACAGAGGAAGAGGCTCAGGAGAGAACCATCCAGATGCTAAATGTCTATGTGGACTTCTTTGAGAAAGAGCTTGCTATCCCTGTGATCAAGGGACAAAAGACCGAGAAGGAGAAGTTTGCCGGTGCAGTATCTACCTATACTATCGAGGCTATGATGCACGATGGTAAGGCTCTTCAGTCAGGTACAAGCCACAACTTCGGTGATGGATTTGCAAGGGCTTATGATGTTACATTTACAGATAAGGACAACACTATAAAATACTGCCACCAGACCTCCTGGGGAGTAAGTACCAGAATGATAGGTGCCCTTATCATGGTTCACGGCGATGACAACGGTCTCGTGCTTCCTCCAAGGATTGCGCCTACACAGGTGATGATAGTTCCTATTATGCAGAACAAGGAAGGTGTGCTTGAGAAGGCGAATGAGCTTAAGGGAAGGCTGTCCGCAGACTTTAGAGTTAAGCTTGACGACAGCGACAAGACACCGGGCTTTAAGTTCGCTGACCAGGAAATGCGCGGTATCCCTGTGAGAGTGGAGATTGGGCCTAAGGATATAGAGGCAAATAAATGCGTGGTGGTAAGAAGAGACAATCACGAGAAGCTTGAAGTTTCTCTTGATGAACTTGAGGCAAAACTTAGTGTTATCCTTGAGGATATTCAGAAGAACATGCTTGAAAAGGCAAGAGCACATAGAGACAGCCATATCTACAGTGCTGATACCTATGATGAATTTAAGGAGACTATTGCTAATAAACCGGGCTTTATAAAGGCACATTGGTGTGAGAACAGAGAATGTGAAGACAAGATTAAGGAAGATACTTCAGCTACAGCAAGATGTATACCTTTTGAGGACGGCAATTCAGAAGGAAAATGTATCTGCTGCGGTAAGCCTGCTAAGAAGCTCGTTTATTGGGGAAAGGCATATTAA
- a CDS encoding PEGA domain-containing protein, translating into MKSSRLLPIIIMLCLTGLGIFVGVNTIINAKNKRPPISPKPNEIVEVSPAAVKEETQSGTVAVLRGIDRVNNKIGVYLAGEMRETSYSYDLATSVKSKNDRELVMPELPLGSIINIEVNEDTGMLSKVAVNKEAWDYQGVKNLQIDEVLSKMTIGETNFMYDAGLTVISGNDNVSLRNIEPAKDVLEVRGLGEKIFSLSVTRGHGVLEFADYDDFLGGSIEIGYDVFDDIAENMKYVLKEGQYKVILKKDNLTVNKVVDIKRDRTEVLRLSGYTAEMTKTSKVTFSLSPSSASISIDGKEVDVSKTIELNYGEYLVKVKADGYVGWESVVTISKPKTVMSIALAMKKEKAEEEKKDDGMAEPSTDVEKTDDDSEETGISETPTEDDEDKEIKVRTDSTKNIFFRKPVGATISFDGRVIGDAPCEMTKVTGEHEITLKMDGYETQTYTINIEDDGEDAVFSFPDMIREKQ; encoded by the coding sequence ATGAAGAGTAGCCGATTATTGCCCATAATCATTATGTTATGCTTAACCGGACTCGGAATATTTGTAGGTGTAAACACCATTATAAATGCCAAGAATAAAAGGCCACCTATAAGCCCTAAGCCAAATGAGATAGTAGAGGTATCTCCTGCGGCTGTCAAAGAAGAGACACAGAGCGGGACTGTAGCTGTGCTAAGGGGGATAGACAGGGTAAATAACAAGATAGGCGTCTATCTTGCGGGTGAAATGAGAGAGACCAGTTATTCTTATGATTTGGCGACCTCAGTAAAAAGCAAGAATGACAGGGAGCTTGTGATGCCTGAGCTTCCGCTTGGAAGTATTATTAATATCGAAGTAAATGAAGACACAGGTATGCTTAGTAAGGTAGCGGTCAACAAAGAGGCTTGGGACTATCAGGGAGTAAAGAACCTCCAGATAGATGAGGTGCTCTCCAAGATGACAATTGGAGAAACCAACTTTATGTATGATGCAGGGCTTACAGTAATAAGTGGGAATGATAATGTCAGTCTTAGGAATATAGAGCCTGCGAAGGATGTACTGGAAGTCAGAGGACTTGGAGAAAAAATCTTCTCTTTAAGTGTGACAAGGGGACATGGAGTACTTGAGTTTGCTGACTATGACGATTTTCTTGGTGGAAGCATTGAAATAGGCTACGATGTATTTGATGATATCGCAGAAAATATGAAGTACGTCCTTAAAGAAGGGCAGTATAAGGTCATTCTAAAGAAAGACAATCTTACGGTAAATAAGGTTGTAGATATAAAAAGAGATAGGACAGAGGTACTGAGGCTCTCGGGCTATACAGCTGAAATGACTAAGACCTCGAAGGTGACTTTTAGCCTCTCGCCGAGCAGTGCGTCTATAAGCATTGACGGTAAGGAAGTGGATGTAAGTAAGACGATTGAGCTAAACTACGGCGAATATTTGGTTAAGGTCAAGGCGGATGGCTATGTGGGCTGGGAAAGCGTAGTGACCATATCAAAGCCTAAAACTGTGATGAGTATTGCTCTTGCCATGAAGAAGGAAAAGGCAGAGGAAGAGAAGAAGGATGACGGAATGGCAGAGCCGTCTACAGATGTAGAAAAAACTGATGATGACTCTGAGGAGACCGGTATTTCTGAAACGCCTACAGAGGACGATGAGGATAAGGAAATAAAGGTAAGAACTGACAGTACAAAGAACATTTTCTTTAGGAAGCCTGTAGGGGCAACCATTTCCTTTGACGGCAGGGTAATAGGAGATGCACCTTGCGAGATGACAAAGGTGACGGGTGAACACGAGATTACCCTTAAGATGGACGGTTACGAGACTCAGACCTACACCATAAACATCGAAGATGATGGAGAAGACGCGGTGTTTAGTTTTCCTGATATGATAAGGGAGAAGCAGTAA
- a CDS encoding DegV family protein translates to MKIAIISDSNAGISMEEAKEMGVFIQPSPFFINDKIEFAGVTMTHEQFYAALQDDAVDVKTSMPSPGDMTDTWDELLKTHDEVLFIPISSGLSGTVSTAAMLAEDFDGRVQVVDNRRVSVTQYRSMVDALELAKMGKNAKEIKEYLERTADRSAIYVSLDTLKYLKKGGRITPAAAAIGTLLNLKPVLQIQGDKLDAYAKCRGKAQAKKTMIDAIRKDMEGRFKDAAAKKNLHLLIAYGAYLDDALEWKKEVEEAFPDYEIEMQPLSLSVACHIGPGVLAIALAEGLDTSLL, encoded by the coding sequence ATGAAAATTGCAATAATATCAGATAGTAATGCAGGAATTTCTATGGAAGAAGCAAAGGAAATGGGTGTATTCATCCAGCCATCTCCTTTTTTTATAAATGACAAAATAGAGTTTGCCGGTGTTACTATGACGCATGAGCAGTTTTATGCTGCCCTTCAGGATGATGCTGTAGATGTAAAGACTTCGATGCCATCACCCGGAGATATGACAGATACTTGGGATGAACTCCTTAAAACTCACGATGAGGTTCTATTTATACCTATATCAAGCGGACTTTCAGGCACAGTTTCAACTGCTGCCATGCTCGCAGAGGACTTTGACGGCAGGGTTCAGGTAGTAGATAACAGAAGAGTGTCTGTCACCCAGTACCGCTCCATGGTTGATGCTCTTGAGCTTGCGAAGATGGGTAAGAATGCAAAAGAAATCAAGGAATACCTTGAAAGAACGGCAGACCGCTCAGCTATCTATGTATCTCTTGATACCCTCAAATACCTCAAAAAAGGCGGGCGAATCACACCTGCTGCCGCAGCTATAGGAACTCTGCTTAACTTAAAGCCCGTGCTTCAGATTCAGGGAGATAAGTTAGATGCTTACGCAAAATGCAGAGGTAAGGCACAGGCTAAGAAAACCATGATAGATGCTATTAGAAAGGATATGGAAGGCCGCTTTAAGGATGCAGCCGCAAAGAAAAATCTTCATCTTTTAATTGCCTACGGGGCTTATCTTGATGATGCTTTAGAATGGAAAAAAGAAGTCGAGGAAGCCTTCCCGGACTATGAGATTGAAATGCAGCCACTTTCACTTTCAGTTGCCTGCCACATAGGTCCCGGAGTGCTTGCCATTGCCTTAGCAGAGGGACTTGATACTTCATTACTATAA